A single Candidatus Thalassolituus haligoni DNA region contains:
- the bamB gene encoding outer membrane protein assembly factor BamB, producing MPVRLILARVGALLAALLIGACSSQPQPPAENISSLGRSGLDIVWRNSIGDGPGSQYSRLQPVANGNVLYVADTSGSVWSLDLDSGRERWHQTLDMPVSAGLTLAGDNLLLVTVDGVLHSISAQQGEPVWQAQLSSEAVAAAGVDDSSVYVHTIDGRVSAFDLLSGEQRWSYETAMPILSVRGTAAPVVSGELVILGLANGKVIALDKRLGIPRWDVRLATPEGRSELERLVDADGTVVVDNKLIYAASYHGKVAAITITGETRWEEDGSSYTSPALSLGNVYLTLDDSRIQAFDVYGGDPVWTQSGLQGRQLGAVEAYRNNLVVTDSEGFLYLLSQVDGTLLARLSLVPNALHVSYPNQSEATRWRQLHGRDFGVRSPVLITEKGIVVYTNAGDVMLVTVAE from the coding sequence ATGCCTGTACGCCTGATATTGGCACGTGTTGGTGCCTTGCTGGCTGCCTTGCTGATTGGCGCCTGTTCCTCCCAACCGCAACCGCCAGCCGAGAATATCTCCTCACTGGGTCGTAGCGGTCTGGATATTGTCTGGCGCAACAGCATTGGTGACGGCCCTGGCAGCCAGTACAGCCGCTTGCAGCCTGTCGCCAATGGTAATGTACTCTACGTCGCGGATACCTCCGGGTCGGTATGGTCGCTGGATCTGGACAGCGGTCGCGAACGCTGGCATCAGACACTGGATATGCCAGTGTCAGCAGGCCTGACGTTGGCCGGAGACAATCTGCTGCTGGTTACCGTTGACGGTGTATTACACAGCATTTCGGCACAGCAGGGGGAGCCAGTTTGGCAAGCCCAATTGTCCAGTGAGGCCGTTGCTGCCGCCGGAGTGGACGACAGCAGTGTCTACGTTCACACCATTGACGGCCGGGTGTCTGCCTTTGACTTGCTCAGCGGTGAACAACGCTGGTCGTACGAAACCGCCATGCCGATTCTGTCGGTACGTGGTACTGCCGCGCCGGTTGTATCCGGTGAACTGGTGATACTGGGTCTGGCGAATGGCAAGGTGATTGCGCTCGACAAACGTTTGGGGATTCCGCGCTGGGATGTGCGTCTGGCCACACCCGAAGGCCGCTCCGAGCTGGAACGACTGGTGGATGCTGATGGCACCGTCGTGGTGGACAACAAGCTGATCTACGCCGCCAGCTATCATGGTAAAGTGGCCGCGATCACCATAACCGGTGAAACCCGCTGGGAAGAAGACGGCTCCAGCTACACCAGCCCGGCGTTATCGCTGGGCAACGTATACCTGACCCTGGACGACAGCAGAATCCAGGCCTTTGATGTATATGGCGGTGATCCGGTCTGGACCCAGAGCGGTTTGCAGGGGCGTCAACTGGGGGCTGTTGAAGCCTACCGGAACAACCTGGTAGTGACCGACAGCGAAGGATTTCTTTATCTCCTGAGCCAAGTGGATGGCACCTTGCTGGCGCGTTTATCCCTCGTTCCCAATGCCTTGCACGTCAGCTATCCTAACCAGTCGGAAGCCACACGCTGGCGTCAGCTGCACGGTCGTGACTTTGGCGTTCGTAGCCCGGTATTGATCACTGAAAAGGGCATTGTGGTCTACACCAATGCCGGTGACGTGATGCTGGTGACGGTAGCAGAATAG